One window from the genome of Deferribacterota bacterium encodes:
- a CDS encoding esterase-like activity of phytase family protein translates to MKHSETVSINLMLTVFFTFVLLFNFANISAYIGIRSSSFAQSFQRIASFSTALNIPSSMNINSESSAEIITATPDGSLLIYSDSPLGGIGMIDISNPKNPLPAGFIKMDGEPTSVAVSGNNILVAVNTSKDYVHPSGYLSVVSTLEKREIARLDLKGQPDSIAVSPDGRFVAIAIENERDEDFNNGTIPQLPAGNLTLFAIENDLPVQSSKKIINLTGLADIAPNDPEPEFVDFNSNNDVVVTLQENNHIVIINAETGEISSHFSAGTVDLVGLDNREDGALIFNGSQKNRRREPDAVKWLDNERFVTANEGDYQGGSRGFTIFNTQGDVLYESGLSFEYACALVGHYPENRSENRGIEPEGLEVASFNGETYIFLLAEKASIIGVYRDRGLAPEFVQLLPSGISPESAVKIPGTNLLASANETDLGPEGGLRSHVMIYELTFKKPTYPQIESVMINGKPIGWGALSGLTAHPFLPGILYAVSDSFYFSQPSIFRINANYTPARIVDVIRVNRSGHPAQKLDLEGITSDGDGGFYLASEGRPDQSIPHAIYHVDSMGTIQEEILFPQELVRVSEQWAAEGITMIDNTLWIAIQRQWKDDPENTVRLVAYNLETGKWGAVRYPTESIEDGWVGLSEITAYGDFVYIVERDNQIGDKAKIKALYRVPISELQPAGLSGNLPVVNKELVHDFIPDLLSTNGFVVDKIEGFAVDKNGQGFAVTDNDGVDDSSGETYFFTVDITQ, encoded by the coding sequence ATGAAACATTCTGAAACTGTTTCTATCAATTTGATGTTAACGGTTTTTTTTACATTTGTTTTACTTTTTAATTTTGCCAATATATCAGCTTATATCGGTATAAGATCCTCCTCTTTTGCACAGAGCTTTCAACGAATTGCTTCCTTTTCTACGGCATTAAATATTCCCTCATCAATGAATATAAACAGTGAATCATCGGCCGAAATTATAACAGCTACACCGGATGGTTCTTTGCTTATCTATTCAGATAGCCCATTAGGTGGTATTGGTATGATAGATATTAGCAATCCTAAAAACCCCTTGCCTGCCGGTTTTATTAAGATGGACGGTGAGCCAACCTCAGTTGCAGTAAGCGGTAATAATATCCTGGTTGCTGTTAATACTTCTAAAGACTATGTTCATCCTTCCGGTTATCTCTCTGTTGTTTCAACATTGGAAAAAAGGGAAATTGCCCGATTAGACTTAAAGGGACAACCAGATAGTATTGCAGTTTCACCAGATGGCCGTTTTGTTGCTATTGCCATCGAAAATGAACGTGATGAGGATTTCAACAATGGCACAATTCCCCAATTGCCTGCTGGTAATCTTACTCTTTTTGCTATAGAAAATGATCTTCCAGTGCAATCTAGTAAAAAAATAATTAACCTTACTGGTTTAGCTGATATTGCGCCTAATGACCCAGAACCTGAATTTGTTGACTTTAATAGTAATAATGACGTTGTTGTTACATTACAAGAAAACAATCATATTGTAATTATTAATGCTGAAACTGGCGAGATTAGCTCTCATTTCTCTGCCGGCACTGTTGATCTAGTTGGCTTAGACAATAGGGAAGATGGGGCATTGATCTTTAATGGCAGTCAAAAAAACAGACGCCGTGAACCGGATGCGGTTAAATGGTTAGACAATGAACGTTTTGTTACAGCCAACGAAGGGGACTACCAGGGTGGTTCCCGTGGATTTACTATTTTCAATACCCAAGGTGATGTGCTCTATGAATCAGGATTATCTTTTGAATATGCCTGTGCTCTTGTCGGCCATTATCCTGAAAATCGTTCTGAGAATAGAGGAATTGAACCAGAAGGATTAGAAGTTGCTTCATTTAACGGTGAAACCTATATCTTTCTTTTAGCTGAGAAAGCTTCTATTATTGGTGTCTACAGAGATAGGGGATTAGCACCTGAGTTTGTCCAGCTCTTACCATCCGGCATATCACCAGAATCGGCAGTAAAAATTCCTGGGACTAACCTGTTGGCTAGCGCTAATGAAACTGATTTAGGTCCTGAGGGTGGGCTTCGCTCACACGTTATGATTTATGAGCTAACCTTTAAGAAGCCAACATATCCACAGATTGAATCAGTTATGATCAATGGAAAACCAATCGGTTGGGGAGCATTATCTGGTTTAACTGCTCATCCTTTTCTACCAGGGATACTTTATGCTGTCAGTGACTCCTTCTACTTTTCACAACCTTCTATCTTTCGTATTAATGCCAATTATACCCCTGCCCGTATTGTAGATGTAATCAGGGTAAATCGAAGTGGCCATCCTGCCCAAAAGCTAGACTTAGAGGGTATTACAAGTGATGGTGATGGTGGATTTTATCTAGCTTCTGAGGGGAGACCAGATCAATCAATTCCTCATGCGATTTATCATGTGGATTCCATGGGAACTATTCAAGAGGAAATACTCTTTCCGCAAGAGCTAGTTAGGGTATCAGAACAATGGGCTGCAGAAGGAATTACTATGATTGATAATACACTTTGGATCGCCATTCAAAGACAGTGGAAAGATGACCCTGAAAATACAGTTCGCTTAGTCGCTTATAATTTAGAAACAGGGAAGTGGGGCGCAGTCCGCTATCCCACCGAATCTATCGAAGATGGTTGGGTTGGGCTTTCTGAAATAACTGCTTATGGGGATTTCGTCTATATTGTTGAACGTGATAATCAAATTGGAGACAAAGCTAAAATCAAAGCTTTATACCGTGTGCCCATTTCTGAATTACAACCTGCTGGATTAAGTGGTAATCTCCCAGTGGTTAATAAAGAGTTAGTCCATGATTTTATTCCCGATTTACTATCAACTAATGGATTTGTTGTTGATAAAATTGAAGGCTTTGCCGTTGACAAAAATGGACAAGGTTTTGCAGTTACAGATAATGATGGTGTTGATGATAGTTCTGGTGAAACCTATTTCTTTACAGTTGATATCACCCAGTGA